The nucleotide sequence CATATGCTGTATCTAGTTTTGGAATGATATATAATGGAGATAAAATTAAAGAACCAATTGTATCATGGGGAGACTTATGGAAGCCAGAATTCAAAAATAGAGTAACAATGCCTCATATAACGACTTCGGCAGGACCAATAATGCTATTTATAGCAGCAGAACAGGCGAATGTGGATATTAAGAAGAACGAAGACAAAGTTTTTGAAAAAATGAAAGAACTAAGTGAAAATGTTATTAAATTTGATAAAGATGCCACTGAAACTATAAATATGTTTACCATGGGGGAAGTCGATATCTTGGGAGGATATAGTTTTGAAAGAGAAACTATAACAGAAAATGTTCCAGCAACGAAATGGGTAGATCCAAAAGAAGGCTCGTATGCAATAATTGATACAGTTAATATAGTTAAAGGAACAAAAAACAAAGAACTAGCAGAAAAATTCATAGACTGGATATTGAGTGAAGAGGTACAAAAGAATCAAGCTCTTAATAAATTAGACTCTCCTACCAATAAGAAAGTTAAGCTAACACCTGAAGAAGCAGAAGGACTTATTTACGGTAAAAAAGCTATAGAAAGCCTAAATACACTAGATTGGAAGTATGTGAATAAATCTTTAGAAAGATGGATAGAGAGATGGAATAAAGAAATAGGTACTACAAAATAGTAAATAAAGAATTGTATATTACTTAATAAGAGACTATTTAACAAAATAGTCTCTTATTTATTTTAGAAAGAATATAAATATAAAAAAGAATTTTCTAGATATTAAAATTAGGAAAACAAAATTTGATGAACTTTATTAAGATTATATAACAAAAATGTTATAATAAGTAATAAAATGGTATTAAATCTATATAGAAATATAAAGTTAGGAGTGATAAAGTGAAAAAATGAGTAAAAGAGTAAGTTCAATTATTTTAGCTTCTTTAGTGTTAACATTGGGAGTATCAGGAGGACATGCTAAAAGTGATAAAGATAATAAAAAGAAAGAACTAAAAACATTAACAGTATCAACATTTGAAGAAGATTTACATAGAAAGAATGTTTTCGAACCATTTGAAAAGAAATATAATGTGAAAGTTGTACTTGAACTTGAAAAGAACTTTGAGAGACTTAATAAATTAAGAAATGGTGATAGCAAAGCAGACGTGGCACTCTTTACAGATTATTATGCTATGAAGGTATAGAGGAAAATCTATTTGAAAAAATAAATCGTAAAAATATACCAAATATAAATAATTTGTATAGTATGTCTAAAGCACCACTGGGTAAAGAATATGGACCGGCATATGCCGTATCTAGTTTTGGGTTAATTTATGATGAAGATAAAGCTTTTGAAAAGTTGAAAGAACTAAGTAACAATGTTATAAAATTTGATAAAGAGCCTGCTGAAACTATAAATATGTATGCCTCGGGAGAGGTTGATATTTTAGGAACATATAGCTTCATAAAAGAAACTATGAAAGATAATGTTCCGACGAAAAATGGGTAGATCCAGAGGAAGGTTCATACGCAGTAATCGATACAATTAATATAGTTAAAGAGACCAAAAATAAAGATCTAGCAGAAAAGTTTGTGAATTGGATATTAAGTGAAGAGGTACAAAAAGCTCAAGCTCTAGATAAGATAGATTCACCAACAAATAAAAAAGTAAAATTAACTAATGAAGAAGCAGAAGGGCTTATTTATAGTAAAAAGGCTATAGAAAGCCTAAATACATTGGATTGGAAGTATGTAAATAAGTCTATGGAAAGATGGATAGAGAGATGGAATAAAGAAATAGGTAATACGAAATAGTAAATAAAATAATTATATAGTAATTTTTATATTATGATAAATAAAACTAGACAATAGTTTTTAATTAAGATGATTTTAAAATTTTGATTAGTAGAGATACACTAATGAAATAATGTATTTTAAATATAAGAATTACATAAATTATAAAGGTGATAAAATGAAAAAGCTGATAAAAAAGATGGGTTTGATTATTTTGTTTCTCATAATATTTACTTTAGGATGTAGCAATAAGATCAAAGAGAATAAAGAAAAAAACGTATTAATAGTATCAGTATTTAGAGAGGATATATATAGAGAAAATATTTTTAAATCATTTGAAAAAAAATACAATGTAAAGATTATATGTGAGTTTGGAAATAATTTTGAGAGACTTAATAAATTAAAAATGAAAGATAGCAGAGTGGATGTAGCACTTTTTACAGATTACTATGCTATGCAAGGGGTAGAAGAAGGATTATTTGAAAAAATAAATCGTAAAAATATACCAAATATAAATAATCTATATAGTATGGCTAAAACACCGCTAGGTAAAGATTATGGACCAGCTTATGCTGTATCTAGTTTCGGAATGATATATAATGGAGATAAAATTAAAGAACCAATTGTATCATGGGGAGACTTATGGAAGCCAGAATTCAAAAATAGAGTAACAATGCCTCATATAACGACTTCAGCAGGACCAATAATGCTATTTATAGCGGCAGATCAAGCGGGAGTAGATATTAAGAAAGATGAAGACAAAGCTTTTGAAAAAATGAAAGAATTAAGTGAGAATGTTATTAAATTTGATAAAGATGCTACTGAAACTATAAATATGTTTGCCATGGGGGAAGTTGATATTTTGGGAGGATATAGTTTTGAAAGAGAGACTATAACAGAAAATGTTTCAGCAACAAAATGGGTAGATCCAAAAGAAGGTTCATATGCAATAATTGATACAGTTAATATAGTTAAAGGAACCAAAAACAAAGAGTTAGCGGAGAAGCTTATAGACTGGATATTAAGTGAAGAGGTACAAAAGAATCAAGCTATTAATAAATTAGACTCTCCCACAAATAAGAAAGTTAAACTAACACCTGAAGAAGCAGAAGGGGTTATTTATGGTAAGGAGGCCATAGAAAGTCTAAATACATTAGATTGGAAGTATGTAAATAAATCTTTAGATAGATGGATAAAGAAATGGGATAAAGAAATAGGTACTAAAAAATAATAAATAAAGAATTATATATTACTGAATAAGAGACTATTTAACAAAATAGTCTCTTATTTATTTTAAAAAAATATAAATATA is from Gottschalkia purinilytica and encodes:
- a CDS encoding ABC transporter substrate-binding protein is translated as MKKMSKRVSSIILASLVLTLGVSGGHAKSDKDDKKKEQKTLTVSTFDEELYRKDIFKPFEKKYNVKIVCEFGNNFERLNKLKSGDSKSDVALFTDYYAMQGVEEGLFEKVNRKNIPNINNLYSMAKTPLGKDYGPAYAVSSFGMIYNGDKIKEPIVSWGDLWKPEFKNRVTMPHITTSAGPIMLFIAAEQANVDIKKNEDKVFEKMKELSENVIKFDKDATETINMFTMGEVDILGGYSFERETITENVPATKWVDPKEGSYAIIDTVNIVKGTKNKELAEKFIDWILSEEVQKNQALNKLDSPTNKKVKLTPEEAEGLIYGKKAIESLNTLDWKYVNKSLERWIERWNKEIGTTK
- a CDS encoding ABC transporter substrate-binding protein, which codes for MKKLIKKMGLIILFLIIFTLGCSNKIKENKEKNVLIVSVFREDIYRENIFKSFEKKYNVKIICEFGNNFERLNKLKMKDSRVDVALFTDYYAMQGVEEGLFEKINRKNIPNINNLYSMAKTPLGKDYGPAYAVSSFGMIYNGDKIKEPIVSWGDLWKPEFKNRVTMPHITTSAGPIMLFIAADQAGVDIKKDEDKAFEKMKELSENVIKFDKDATETINMFAMGEVDILGGYSFERETITENVSATKWVDPKEGSYAIIDTVNIVKGTKNKELAEKLIDWILSEEVQKNQAINKLDSPTNKKVKLTPEEAEGVIYGKEAIESLNTLDWKYVNKSLDRWIKKWDKEIGTKK